ATGCCAACGGCAAGGTGACCGATCAGCATCAGGGCGCGAGGGATGAAGCGCAACTCACTGCGCTGTTTCAGAAGCTGGCAAGCCGGACATAAAGACCGGCTTGTCTTATTTCCTCACTCGCTTTCACTCAGTCCGTGAAATCGGCACCTGAACTTCCACAATCACAGGTTCCGGTTTCACCCGCATGGCGTAGATCACCCCGACAATCAGGCAGGTGATGCCGCAGAGCGTCAGCAGCGGCGGCCAGGATTGCCGGATGATGAAGGCATAGGTCAGCCCCGCCAGCGTTTCAAACACAATCAGCGGCCCTACCAGCACCGTCGGCAGACGTTGGCTGGCTTCGTTCCAGAACAGCGTACCGATCCACGAACAAAACAGCCCAATCGCCAGCATCAGCGGGATGAAGACCTCAGGCCGTGGGCCGAACGGCTGCGTAAAGGTGCTGTCCGTTAGCGCCAGATGGCCGCACACCAGCAGATAACCCAACAGCGCCAGCGGTAGCGTGACCAGCCCCTGCGCTGTAGCCCAGGTTGTTGGTGTGTTGCCTTTGTGGTCGCGCAGCCAGCGGGCGTTGCGTAGTGGATACCAGGTCCAGCAAACCACGGCGAGGAAAGCCATCGCAATGCCGCTGGCGTAACGCCATAAATCGAATGTGGCCGTGCTTCCCTTTAGCTCTGCAATATTGATGCAGACCAACCCCGCCGCAATCAGCAGCAGCGAGGGCAGCAGTCGACGCCAGGCCACGCGGCCATCATGCTTGCTGTACAGCACGTTGGCGGTAACAGAAATCACGACAGGCAGGGTGCCGATAATCATCGTCGAGATTGGCGCGCC
The genomic region above belongs to Pectobacterium colocasium and contains:
- a CDS encoding DMT family transporter, with protein sequence MLIGILFALAAGLMWGLIFVGPLLVPDYSAALQSTGRYLAFGLIALPLAWLDRRRLRQLTRSDWLEAIKLTVIGNFLYYFLLASAIQRTGAPISTMIIGTLPVVISVTANVLYSKHDGRVAWRRLLPSLLLIAAGLVCINIAELKGSTATFDLWRYASGIAMAFLAVVCWTWYPLRNARWLRDHKGNTPTTWATAQGLVTLPLALLGYLLVCGHLALTDSTFTQPFGPRPEVFIPLMLAIGLFCSWIGTLFWNEASQRLPTVLVGPLIVFETLAGLTYAFIIRQSWPPLLTLCGITCLIVGVIYAMRVKPEPVIVEVQVPISRTE